The nucleotide sequence ATTGTGAAAGACCCCAAGTCCACGACAAACCCCTATGTCACACCCAACAACCGCTACGGCTATCAGAACGGTGCCAGCTACACTTGGCAGTTCGAGGCTCGCAAGGCACAGATCCTGAAGTGCATGGAGTGCGGGAGCTCTCACGATACATTGCAGCAGCTGACTGCCCACATGATGGTCACGGGTCACTTCCTTAAGGTCACAAACTCTGCCTCAAAAAAGGGCAAGCAGCTAGTGTTTGACCCAGTGGTGGAAGAGAAGATCCAATCCATCCCTCTGCCACCCACCACCAACAGGCTTCCAGTCCCCAGTGTCAAATCTCAGCCGGTCTCCCCTGCACTCTCCTGCGGCTCTGACGAAAAGAGAGAACCGGAAGACGAGAGGATTGAGGCGAGCGAACCAGGGGAGAAAAAGATCAAAGAGGAGATGGAAGAGCCAGGTGAGAAGATTGAGGTGAACGCTGGGTCGTATAAGTATCTGACAGAGGAGGACCTGGAAGAGGCTCCTAAAGGAGGTTTGGACATCCTCAAGTCCCTGGAGAACACTGTGTCCAGTGCCATCAGCAAGGCCCAGACGGGCACGCCTCAGTGGGGTGGTGGCTACCCCAGCATCCACGCTGCTTACCAGCTCCAGGGCCACATGAAGCACGCAGCACTGCACTCCTCGGTCCAGAGTGTGCAGATCCAGCCTGTGTTCAACAGCGGGCTCCGCGGGCTGGTGACCCAGGACTCCAGCTCAGTTATCCACTCCCCCAGGAGCCCTGCATCTCCGCCCTCTCGCAGGAGCAATGTTACTGCCATGGAAGAGCTGGTGGAGAAGGTCACAAGGaaagctgttgctgctgctgtgaAGAAAGAGGAGAAGTTGGTCAGCTTGGACCGCCACAGCCATCCATCCTCCCTCAAGTCGCCGTCTCCTGTACTGAAAGAGCAGAGGGACCACCACTCAGCACCCAATGACTTCACCGTCGGGAAGCCCCTCGTGAGGAACAGCGGCCCTGGAAATGTAGAGTCAGAGCTGGTCTGCAAAAAGGAGCCCAAAGAGAGCCTGGTAGACAACCACCACAGCCATTCAAAGAACGGCCCAGAGACTCGCCAGTCACCCATCACCAACGGCACCAACAGCTTGGGCATCATCACCGATCACTCACCAGAGAGGCCTTTCATCAACCCCCTCAGCGCACTTCAGTCAATCATGAACAACCACCTGGGCAAGGCCTCCAAGCCCGTCAGCCCCGCGGGTGACCCGCTAGCCATGCTCTACAAGATCAGCAACAGCGTGATGGAGAAACCGGCCTTCAACCAGACTCAAGCCAAGCAACCCGAGCCCATCAACTGCTACTATCAATACGAGAGCAACGACCAGCCTATGGACCTGAGGAAGTCCaaaaacagcaacaacagcaacaacaacaacaacagcagcactgtcagcaacagcaacagcagcataaATGGTAACAAACCCATAATGTcaagcctgtctctgtctgacatTTCTTCTCCTCTGAGAGAGAATGCTTTGATGGACATCTCAGACATGGTGAAGAACCTTACAGGCAGGCTGACACCCAAGTCCTCCGCCCCGTCATCCATCTCAGAGAAGTCGGACGCAGACGGCAGTGCGTTCGAGGATGCTCTGGATGACCTCTCCCCGGTCCAGAAGAGGAAAGGGCGGCAGTCCAACTGGAACCCCCAgcacctcctcatcctccaggCTCAGTTCTGCTCTAGCCTGCGGGAGACCCCGGAGGGCCGCTACGCCATGACGGACCTCGGCCCCCAAGAGCGGGTTCACATCTGTAAGTTCACAGGCCTCTCCATGACCACCATCTCTCACTGGCTGGCCAACGTCAAGTACCAGCTCCGGCGGACTGGCGGGACCAAGTTCCTGAAGAACATGGACTCCTGCCAGCCTGTGTTCCTCTGCGGTGACTGTGCCTCGCAGTTCAGGACTGCGTCCGCCTACATCGGCCACCTGGAGTCTCACCTGGGCTTCAGCTTGAAGGACCTGTCCAAGCTGTCCAATGAGCACCTACGGGAGCAGCAGGCTGCCTCCAAAGTGATCACAGACAAAATGACTTTTGGCAGCACCCTGGCATCCCTGACCTCACCAGACGACGACACTGGCTCAGTTTACCAGTGCAGGCTTTGCAATCGGACATTCGTCAGCAAGCACGCGGTCAAACTGCACCTCAGCAAGACTCATGGCAAGTCACCAGAAGATCACCTGGTGTTCGTCACTGCTCTTGAGAAACTGGAGAAGTAGTAGAGAGGTCTGGagctgagggaagagacagataaacagacagaAAGACGGCTGTGTAACTGACCAGAATTTCATTGCACTAAGATAACATTGTTCACAGTTACTGCACTGGGCCAAACTGAGCTGCCAGAATCAGTCTTATTTTTTTGTTGTGATACTGCCTGACTGGACCATGtcttattagatttttttttgccaAGCTTTTTTAACACTTATTTTGTAATGTATTTATATGCTATTTGTCTGATCTGTGCATGTATTTTAGTGAACCAAGGTTAAACACGTTTTTTTgtatcttttcatgacaaaaaaAACGACTACTGTTTCAATGGTGACTAAAGTGGTGAAAAAGAATTAAGGGGAAAAGAAAACTGTACAATACTTGATATGAAGAAGGTGAAAAATCATTGTACACACCAAAAGAATGGAAGAACCCCTTCAAAGGCTGAAGTAGCACCTTATAGACATTTAAGATTTTATTTGTAAAGAGAACGTTTTAAGATATTCTGCATTTgtcaaaatatgttttaatttGAAAGATAAATTATTTTCTTCTCTCGGTTCTTGTCACTCTGCAACATCTTTGATAATGAATGGCCTGCTCAGAAATCTGTCAGTGTATGACAAAACTAAACAGATAATGTAAACATTCAGAGTAATTGAAATGCTGCTTTCGGTTACATATCAGTCAGTGAAAATGAATGGCCGTACAGTATGCAAGTTtgctaaaaaaaaacttttatgtGAAGTATCACTTACAGTAATTTTCCAATTGTTTGTTACCAACTCCTCTTTTTAAAATTTTGCCGCTTCGAATTCAACCATAAAAAGAGCAGTCCTTTACATGTAAATGACTTGCAGTGAAATGTCATACTCCATAAGACATATCTTGCCATTTGCAATAGCTCAACATTCTTTGTTCTTAAAGGTGTGTGCATTCTTTAACTTTTATATCATCATTttatataataaaaaaataataaaaaatgttttaaaaaattgtgtatatagatatatactgtagatccACAAAAATGTCATTTTTTAAGAAATAAGAATTTAGCTTCTTTGGCTTGGTTTACAGAAATGATTTGAATTATACTTGCATCCAGTTTGATGCATGATATGGTGTGAAAAAGAATTAAGCGATGCACAATGACTATACATTTCAATGTTTTATCAAtgatattgtaaaaaaaaatatttctagCACCGATTAGTTTGTTTCATTTTTGTTTTTTCTCAATtgtaaaataaatctcaaagcaGTTCTTGTTAACAGTCATGCATTTGTGATTGTGTGTTCATTTTGCATGGAAGTtgaagttgaagtcggaagtttacgtacccttaggttggcgtcattaaaacttgtttttcaaccactccacaaatgccttgttaacaaactatagttttggcaagttggttaggacatctactttgtgcatgacacaagtaattgtttaaagacagattatttcacttacaattcactgtatcacaattccagtgggtcagaagtttacatacactaagttgactgtgcctttaaacagcttggaaaattccagaaaatgatgtcatggctttagaagcttctgataggctaactgacatcttttgagtcaattggaggtgtacctgtggatgtatttcaaggcctaccttcaaagtcactgcctctttgcttgacatcatgggaaaataaaaaataaatcagccaagacctcagaaaacaaattgtagacttccacaagtctggttcatccttgcggacaatttccaaacgcatgaaggtaccacattcatctgtacaaacaatagtatgcaagtataaacaccatgggaccacacagcctgCTCTACCgcccaggaaggagacacgttctgtctcatagagattaatgtactttggtgcgaaaagtgcaaatcaatcccagaacaacagcaaaggaccttgtgaagatgctggaggaaccaggtacaaaagtatctatatccacagtaaaaacgagtcctatatcaacataacctgaaaggccgctcagcaaggaagaagccactgcttcaaaaccgccataaaaagccagactacggtttgcaactgcacatggggacaaaggtcgtactttttgaagacatgtcctctggtctaatgaaacaaaaatagaactgtttggccataatgaccattgttatgtttggatgaaaaagggggaggcttgcaagccgaagaacaccatcccaactgtgaagcacgggggtggcagcatcatgttgtgggggtgctttgctgcaggagggactggtgcacttcacaaaatagatggcatcatgaggattgaaaattatgtggatatattgaagcaacgtctcaagacgtcagtcatgaagttacagcttggtcgcaaatgggtcttccaaatggacaatgacctcaagcatacagtggggagaacgagtatttgataacctgcaaaatcggcagtgtttcctacttacaaagcatgtagaggtctgtaattttttatcatatgtacacttcaactgtgagacggaatctaaaacaaaaatccagaaaatcacattgtatgatttttaagtaattaattagcattttattgcatgacataagtatttgatcacctaccaaccagtaaaaattccagctctcacagacctgttagtttttctttaagaagcccccctgttctccactcattacctgtattaactgcacctgtttgaactc is from Oncorhynchus gorbuscha isolate QuinsamMale2020 ecotype Even-year linkage group LG19, OgorEven_v1.0, whole genome shotgun sequence and encodes:
- the LOC124004709 gene encoding teashirt homolog 1-like; protein product: MPRRKQQEPRRSAAYSPEDEFKAGAVDEEHLQDDGLSLNGEDTAYLCNEGEDGGQPPSYRASPLSNGTNPDAGYGSPLSDASDRLTDFKSTSSRDGHEREEAPLPSGLNNGLSLRDSLAQMKAVYANLISDASWSSIAMDIMKATPATAGAIPTATSPTATTTHNNNHSENSNASSHHHNGRRSTATAYHHRSSGSSNGTAANSISSNSGTSSGGGGASNGGAVAYDWHQAALAKTLQHTPYQLLPEPSLFSTVQLYRQNNKLYGSVFTGASKFRCKDCSGAYDTLVGLTVHMNESGHYRDDNKDKEEERGKRWSKPRKRSLMEMEGKEDAQKVLKCMYCGHSFESLQDLSVHMIKTKHYQKVPLKEPVPALATKLMPSAKKRALQDALVSPCSPDSVHGSGGHMPQGDIVKDPKSTTNPYVTPNNRYGYQNGASYTWQFEARKAQILKCMECGSSHDTLQQLTAHMMVTGHFLKVTNSASKKGKQLVFDPVVEEKIQSIPLPPTTNRLPVPSVKSQPVSPALSCGSDEKREPEDERIEASEPGEKKIKEEMEEPGEKIEVNAGSYKYLTEEDLEEAPKGGLDILKSLENTVSSAISKAQTGTPQWGGGYPSIHAAYQLQGHMKHAALHSSVQSVQIQPVFNSGLRGLVTQDSSSVIHSPRSPASPPSRRSNVTAMEELVEKVTRKAVAAAVKKEEKLVSLDRHSHPSSLKSPSPVLKEQRDHHSAPNDFTVGKPLVRNSGPGNVESELVCKKEPKESLVDNHHSHSKNGPETRQSPITNGTNSLGIITDHSPERPFINPLSALQSIMNNHLGKASKPVSPAGDPLAMLYKISNSVMEKPAFNQTQAKQPEPINCYYQYESNDQPMDLRKSKNSNNSNNNNNSSTVSNSNSSINGNKPIMSSLSLSDISSPLRENALMDISDMVKNLTGRLTPKSSAPSSISEKSDADGSAFEDALDDLSPVQKRKGRQSNWNPQHLLILQAQFCSSLRETPEGRYAMTDLGPQERVHICKFTGLSMTTISHWLANVKYQLRRTGGTKFLKNMDSCQPVFLCGDCASQFRTASAYIGHLESHLGFSLKDLSKLSNEHLREQQAASKVITDKMTFGSTLASLTSPDDDTGSVYQCRLCNRTFVSKHAVKLHLSKTHGKSPEDHLVFVTALEKLEK